The Bacillota bacterium genome includes the window GTCTTCTACGCCGGCGAGCGCTCACAGAGTTGATAGTCCGGGGAGCAGAGGGGAGCGGGTCATGGCGGCAGGCAGGGTGACAGGTGCCGGGGCGAGGCCCGGACAGGTCCGCGGCGTCCGCTTCGTCGTGGCGCCTTCGCGGATGCGCTGGCTTTCGGTGCGCCACCGGCTGCACCTGCTTCTCGGCCGGAGCTTTGCCTATCTGATGCTCCTCAACATCTCGTTCGTCTTCCTGTTCCCAGTGCTTTACCTGCTGGTGACGTCAGCACAGACGGTGGAAGACTTCGTGGATCCCACCGTCTACTGGATCCCGACCAAAATCCAATGGGACAACTACGTGCTCGCCTTCAAGGGCCTCTTCTACCCGCAGGCGCTTCTCAACAGTACCGTCGTGTCCGGCCTTTCTGCGGTGGGGCAGGTGCTTTCGGCCTCCCTCGCAGGATACGGCTTTGCCCGGGGGCGTTTTCCGGGGCGGGACGTGCTGTTCATGCTCGCCATGCTCACCTTCCTGATCCCGCCGCAGACCATCATCGTGCCGCTCTTCATGCTCTACAAGACGCTAGGGTGGATCGACACCTACGCGCCCTTCATCGTGCCGTCGTTTTTCGCCCACGGGTTGCGGGGCGCGCTTTTCATCTTCGTCTTCCGGCAGTTCTTCCGGGGGCAGCCCTGGGAACTCGAAGAGGCCGCACGCA containing:
- a CDS encoding carbohydrate ABC transporter permease, with translation MAAGRVTGAGARPGQVRGVRFVVAPSRMRWLSVRHRLHLLLGRSFAYLMLLNISFVFLFPVLYLLVTSAQTVEDFVDPTVYWIPTKIQWDNYVLAFKGLFYPQALLNSTVVSGLSAVGQVLSASLAGYGFARGRFPGRDVLFMLAMLTFLIPPQTIIVPLFMLYKTLGWIDTYAPFIVPSFFAHGLRGALFIFVFRQFFRGQPWELEEAARIDGAGALRTYLQIMLPLARPAVLVVFLFSLVWHWNDFFEPSVYLYNQARFTLPLRLNIFYTGLQIVTGAQAGELYNEPLLMAASLLVIIGPLLIYLVAQRYFVQSIERTGLVE